From the genome of Thermoproteales archaeon:
AATAATCTCCACTTGGTATCTCTGGTTCTACGTTAACGACTAATGTAAATCGTCCCGTCTCACCAGGCATTAATAAAGGAATGTCCTTAGGCTCTACGTTAACTTTTATTTTTTGCGGAGTATCCGTGATAATGATCCTAAGATTGCTTATGACTGTATGACCTGAATTTTTAACATCGACGTAAAACTTTTGTTTTGATCCAGCAGTTGTCTCTAAATAAAAATTCTCAGTGAGAACCTTTAACTCATATCTTCCGAGTATGTTAATTCCCAAATTTATCTTAGCCTCGCTAGTCTCACCTTTTGCCGTGAGGGTAAACTGAACAAAGCCAGGCTCAGTTCCCGTGGGAATAAGGATATTTATCTCTAACTCCTCTTCACTACCACTTTCGAGGAACAGCTGGTTTACTATATTTCCCTTTTTATCTCTTATCGTAAAAGTGTAAGTTTCCGGCAAATCCTTCACATCAAATGAAACTATTGTGCCTGAAAGCCCTTCATTTCTAACTTTTATTTTAATATTGGCCATGTTTCCAGCATATGCGCTTGTAAAAGGATGTGTTGAGAAGAGTTGAATATCGTCGTAACCTTCGACCACATGAATAGTGAAATCTATCGTCGAGCATACTCCTAATCCGCAAGCTCGCAAGGTAATGATTTCCTTGCCGTATTTTGCATCGGGGGGGATTCTAACTTTTATGAAAGCAGACACGCTTTCATCTGGTTCGAGAAAAACTGTTGTAAATGACCTATTTGAATTATCTCTTATGTCTGTTCTCCAATTCTGGGGAGCATCAACTGAAAGTTCTAAAACCGCTCTTTCACCTAGATTATTTACGATCTTAAAGTTGAAAATAACTTGACTATCTCTTAGGGCTGTCGCATCTATGAACTCAGCTTCTATCAATTTCCAGTCCTTTTTCTCTACTATAACTTCTATAGGAGCTTTATGAACGAAAAAACCCCTTATGATTAAAGTAATGTTATAGCTTCCCAGTGCATTTCTTGGAACTTGAACTTTTAAATTAAAGGTTTCTCTGGCTCCAGGAGTTATCGAAAAACCTTCAATTCTTAGGCCGTTACTTGAAACAAACTGGGCACGCCAATCTGTTGGTGTTTTTATTTCAACAAGGCATGTTTCCTTTTCATATCCATCGTTCATAATTAATACTGGAATTTGTAAGAATTCCCCTTGTTCAGTTCTAAATATATTCCCACCGGGTATGATCTTTATCGAGTAATCGAGTATAATCTCGCCCATCCAGTAAGTTAAGGCAGTTTTCGAGGAAAGATCTAGCTTAATTTCCTTAACTTCGTAGCCATGCGCTTGAAATCTTACTAAAACAACTTCTCGTTCAACATAGAAACTAAATGTTCCTTCATTTCCGGTTTCTGTTTGGAAAATAAGGACATCATTGCGATATATTTTGACCTGAGCATCTGATATTGGATTTCCGTTTATATCGATAAGCTTTCCCCTGACATTAATTTTACCATTATATGAGTAAAATGTGGGTATAGTGAATAATATTATAAATATTTCAATTACTAATAGACTTGTATTTCTCCTCAAAAACATCACATTTTCACAAAGACTCTATATTAATAAGAATTTCTCTTGTAAAAGGCTAGGCTAATAATATTATACAATATGACAAAATTTAGTTATCTTCTAAGGGAAAGTTTTAATATAAACTTTAATTAGACTACCCAGTATGAAGTATTTAAAAGACCCTAAAGGCAAAAAGATAAAGCTTTTTTGTTTTATGATCATTGCAATAACGATCCTGACTTTATCTTTAGCCGTAGTTGAAACATACAAAGAATCTTCAAGTTTAATAGCTAATGTGAACATAAAAACTTCACAGCTGGACTCTGTAATTCAAATAGAAGTTTTACTTGTAGCTACTCTAGCGGGATTTTTTGGTGCATTGATGGGGCTTGGCGGAGGAGTAATAATTGTTCCAGTTTTAACTTCTATATTTAATTTGAAAATACACGAGGCAATAGCCATCAGCATAATCGGCGTTGTAGCTACAAGTATTTCCGGAGGCTCGTCTTATATTGCACAGAGAATTACAAATATACGTTTAGCAATATTTCTTGAAACCTCTACAACATTAGGAGCATTTTTGGGCGCATTACTCACTTTAATTATGCCCGGAAAATTTCTCTATATTATATTCTCGGTTTTTGCCTTTTACGTAAGCCTTGCACAACTCCACTCAATTAAAGAAGAAGTTAAGAAAATAAGTGTTAGGGGCTTTAGTAATGTCCTGCCCGATGCAGTTTCAAAATATCTAAATCTATCAGGCGAGTATTTTGATGAACGGGAAAAGATAAAGGTAGAATATGTGGTTAGAGGATCTATAATTGGTTGGTTAATAGCGTTTATTGCAGGTGTAGGCTCCGGAATGCTTGGTATAGGTGGTGGCTTTTTGAAAGTTTCGGCTATGAACCTTTTTATGAACATACCGCTTAAAGTTGCTATAGCTACCAGCAAGTTTATGATATGTATCACTGCTGCAACGAGTGCTGTAATATACTATGTTTCAGGCGTCGTGAGGCTTGACCTTGTAGCTCCACTAGCTGTGGGAACCACAATAGGCGCAACATTGGGATCTAGAGTAATGAATAAGTTTAAAATTAAATGGCTTAAACTCATTTTTGCCTTTATAATGTTTTACCTTGGGTATGCAATGTTGCGTAAAGGACTGCTGCTCATTTTCGGGTTAAGTTTGCCCTAGGAGGCGATTACATTTGGATATTAATAAGATAGTGTATTGGGTTCTCATAACCGGAATGCTGGTAGGCAATGCTTTATTAGCTACCAGCGTAACGCTGAACATTCTTTTTCAAGATTCTAAGACTTTATCCATTATGATCGCGTTCCTAGGAACTGCTGTTCTAATAGCTACCCCATATGTTACAATCGCGTCTATTATTTTAGCTTCTGCAATAAATAAAGATTATAAACTACTTGTGATATCTCTGATTATTCTATTCGTGATGGTGAGCAGCTTATTGTTTGGCCTTATCTTCCGCAAAACTCCAAAAAGCTAGTACTAGAAAAGTTTAATTTGAAATATTTTATTTAACTCTGAACTTTACCTAGGAATAATTTAGCTTTTATACATAAATCCTGTAAGCGGGCCCGCCGGGATTCGAACCCGGGACCTACGGCTATCTCCAATCTTCCGAAGGCATGCGGTCCATTGACTATGAAACGCCGCCCCTCCTAGCTGGGCCACGGGCCCTTATTTACTAAAAATAGTTAGAGTTTTTAAATTTATCATAACTACTTTTCTATTTCAAAAGTGGTTTCACTAAGTCCATTATTGCTGCATACCAATCTTTTGCCTTTACAACTCCTGAAGCTAACAACACTCCAACAGTTCCCAGCTTAATAGCCGCTTCAACATCATCTCCAGTTGTTATACCAGCGCCGCATAGGACCTTAACTTCCGGATTTACTTTTTCTACTAATTTTACAGAATTTAAAACCACCTCTGGCTTCGCTTTAGAAACTGGGATTCCAGTTCCTATAAGTTCAGGAGGTTCAATAGCAACCATATCTGGGGATAGAGCAGCCATAGCAGCTGTCACTTCTGGAGTATTTGTACAAACTACTGTTAAGAGTTTTAATTCTTTAGCTTTCTTTACTAGGAAATCTACCTGGTCTGCTCTTATTCTTCTTTCAGAATGGTTTAAAAGCGTCCCAATAGCCCCGGCATCTTTTATCGCTTCTAAGGTTACATGTCCTGTTGCAGATCCAGGGTTGACGGCATCGGCATGCTGGGAAAAAACGGGTATTTCTACGTTTTGAGCTATAATTGACAAATCTGTTAGTTGAGGCGCTACGCCTATCGTTATACCGGTCTCCTTCCATACTTTTTCCGCAACTTTTGCTAATTCTAATCCCTTTTTACCGCTTGATTGACTATAGGCTTTAAAGTTTATTAGGATTAAGGGATACTTTACCATGATTTTGCACCAGAATTTGGTTTGTTTTGCCTTATAATAAACTTTTTGACTTTATTTAAACTTACGAAACTATTAAAATGAAAAGATTTTTTTGATATTATATTATTTTATGACCTATGAAAGTATTAGGAGTGGTCTTTAAAGGCTATAATTCTGGGATAATCAAATTTGTAACTGAAATCATAGACTTTTTGCAAAATACAGGTTTCGAGGTTTATCTTGAAAAAAACCAAGCAGATAAAATAG
Proteins encoded in this window:
- a CDS encoding sulfite exporter TauE/SafE family protein, whose protein sequence is MKYLKDPKGKKIKLFCFMIIAITILTLSLAVVETYKESSSLIANVNIKTSQLDSVIQIEVLLVATLAGFFGALMGLGGGVIIVPVLTSIFNLKIHEAIAISIIGVVATSISGGSSYIAQRITNIRLAIFLETSTTLGAFLGALLTLIMPGKFLYIIFSVFAFYVSLAQLHSIKEEVKKISVRGFSNVLPDAVSKYLNLSGEYFDEREKIKVEYVVRGSIIGWLIAFIAGVGSGMLGIGGGFLKVSAMNLFMNIPLKVAIATSKFMICITAATSAVIYYVSGVVRLDLVAPLAVGTTIGATLGSRVMNKFKIKWLKLIFAFIMFYLGYAMLRKGLLLIFGLSLP
- the tpiA gene encoding triose-phosphate isomerase, translated to MVKYPLILINFKAYSQSSGKKGLELAKVAEKVWKETGITIGVAPQLTDLSIIAQNVEIPVFSQHADAVNPGSATGHVTLEAIKDAGAIGTLLNHSERRIRADQVDFLVKKAKELKLLTVVCTNTPEVTAAMAALSPDMVAIEPPELIGTGIPVSKAKPEVVLNSVKLVEKVNPEVKVLCGAGITTGDDVEAAIKLGTVGVLLASGVVKAKDWYAAIMDLVKPLLK